A stretch of the Janthinobacterium sp. B9-8 genome encodes the following:
- a CDS encoding methyl-accepting chemotaxis protein, whose protein sequence is MRSNLPITEHEISVDPRRPIVSKTDLKGQISYANSSFRDIAGFSNEELIGEPHNIVRHPFMPSSAYADMWQTLKKDLPWRGIVKNRCKNGDHYWVEAFVTPLLENGKKIGYMSVRNTPSREQIAAAEALYIKVNSGQAQLTATKWPQKLSLRNRIWLVIAGITIPALASPFAPMLLALSALAAVGGGWYLTQSFTDPIRRIENAFSQLSEGNFRFDVDALAPKEFSHLLVSLESMRINLRAIFADVVLAGSRVDERAKDVAKRAEALIKRSQEQSNAVATVAAAQEQMSVSVDEISQATRLSVNHAAQANDLATRGAQEMNAAQQSTQEVVNVVDQARITLGQLSDAVREISVVTQTIREIADQTNLLALNAAIEAARAGETGRGFAVVADEVRKLAERTSASTVSIASTIHSVEARTKEALSTMSEAVNSVHAGTAKIDACTLTLSEIATSSHGVDQSARQVAEMLNNQSAASSEVAQTMVKMNTLNEQNVGHIIEVGQTASQLTQIAGELHQLVQQFEKSL, encoded by the coding sequence ATGCGTAGCAATTTGCCCATTACCGAGCACGAAATCAGCGTAGACCCACGCCGCCCCATTGTGAGTAAGACTGATTTAAAAGGCCAAATCAGCTATGCAAATTCCTCTTTCAGAGATATTGCAGGTTTTAGTAATGAAGAATTAATTGGTGAACCACACAATATTGTGCGCCACCCCTTTATGCCAAGCAGCGCTTATGCAGATATGTGGCAAACTTTAAAAAAAGACTTACCCTGGCGCGGCATTGTTAAAAACCGCTGCAAAAATGGCGATCATTACTGGGTAGAAGCTTTTGTAACTCCGCTATTAGAAAACGGTAAGAAAATTGGCTATATGTCGGTGCGTAATACACCAAGCCGAGAGCAAATTGCTGCCGCTGAAGCGCTCTATATCAAAGTCAATTCCGGACAAGCTCAGCTTACTGCCACCAAATGGCCGCAAAAACTCTCTTTAAGAAATAGAATCTGGCTCGTTATTGCAGGGATTACTATTCCAGCACTCGCCTCACCCTTTGCCCCTATGCTCTTAGCCCTATCTGCACTCGCAGCAGTTGGTGGTGGCTGGTATTTAACTCAATCTTTTACAGATCCGATTCGCCGGATTGAAAATGCCTTTTCTCAACTAAGCGAAGGAAATTTTCGATTTGATGTAGATGCTCTGGCCCCTAAGGAATTTAGCCATTTACTGGTTTCCTTAGAATCAATGCGTATCAATTTACGTGCTATTTTTGCTGATGTTGTACTCGCTGGCAGCCGGGTAGATGAAAGAGCCAAAGACGTTGCAAAAAGAGCAGAAGCGCTTATTAAGCGCAGTCAAGAGCAATCAAATGCAGTAGCCACCGTTGCTGCTGCACAAGAACAAATGAGCGTCAGCGTCGATGAAATTAGTCAGGCAACGCGTCTGAGTGTTAATCATGCCGCCCAAGCCAATGATTTGGCAACGAGAGGTGCGCAAGAAATGAATGCAGCCCAACAATCCACACAGGAAGTAGTCAATGTTGTTGATCAGGCTCGCATTACGCTCGGCCAGCTTTCAGATGCAGTGCGCGAAATTAGCGTAGTAACCCAAACCATTCGTGAAATTGCCGATCAAACTAATCTGCTCGCCCTCAATGCAGCAATTGAGGCAGCAAGAGCCGGTGAAACAGGAAGGGGATTTGCCGTTGTTGCCGATGAAGTTCGCAAATTAGCAGAACGAACCAGCGCCAGTACCGTCAGCATTGCCAGCACTATTCATAGCGTAGAAGCTCGTACCAAAGAAGCACTCTCTACCATGAGTGAAGCCGTCAATTCAGTTCATGCAGGCACAGCAAAAATTGATGCCTGCACGCTCACCTTAAGTGAGATCGCCACCAGCAGCCACGGTGTAGATCAATCAGCAAGGCAAGTAGCAGAAATGCTCAATAATCAATCTGCAGCGTCCTCAGAAGTCGCACAGACGATGGTGAAAATGAATACCCTAAATGAGCAAAATGTAGGGCATATCATCGAAGTAGGCCAAACCGCATCGCAGCTCACGCAAATTGCTGGCGAGCTGCATCAACTGGTGCAGCAGTTTGAAAAATCGCTGTAA
- a CDS encoding maltoporin, which translates to MYNSSMKAMLLSSLLISLPAMAFEFHGYGRIGSGASTGSGGAQSCFQLAGAETKYRLGNECELYGELEMSHDFYKSEQGSTFTVVGMGSLYNRNDRSPTFQPDDGSARAPQIYAKYSNIPELNGATLWAGRRYYKRHDVHITDFYYWNPSGTGLGIEDYKVGDLKLSYAFSREDNIYQADYANKHDIQLGGIATNKGGEVALGLSYIQDAGQVSGANSGWSLTAQHEQKGWLGGSNKFAIQYGVGPGTGLGYTGSLLANQSNKRLRLIESFDWQATPEFGGQLTAVYQRDQSDAGRQTWWSAGARPVYAFSQNFKLVGEVGHDRVEAFDGQTRNLSKLTIAPTFTLDKAFWSRPELRLFYTYARWNEAAQNAASSGSAMSKTGTFGADLNGSTYGVQLEYWW; encoded by the coding sequence ATGTATAACTCATCGATGAAAGCCATGCTGTTGAGTAGTTTGTTGATAAGCCTGCCCGCAATGGCATTCGAGTTTCATGGCTATGGCCGGATTGGCTCGGGGGCTTCAACAGGATCTGGTGGTGCGCAAAGCTGTTTTCAGCTGGCGGGTGCCGAGACCAAATATCGCCTTGGTAATGAGTGCGAGTTATACGGCGAGCTGGAAATGAGCCATGACTTTTATAAAAGCGAGCAGGGCAGCACCTTTACCGTAGTGGGAATGGGCAGCCTCTATAACCGCAACGATAGATCGCCCACTTTTCAGCCCGATGATGGTAGCGCCAGAGCGCCGCAGATTTACGCCAAATACAGCAATATCCCTGAGCTAAATGGTGCAACGCTGTGGGCAGGTCGTCGCTATTACAAGCGCCATGATGTGCATATCACCGACTTTTATTACTGGAATCCAAGCGGCACAGGGCTGGGGATTGAGGACTATAAAGTGGGCGATTTAAAGCTTAGCTATGCCTTCTCGCGTGAGGACAATATTTATCAGGCGGATTACGCCAATAAGCATGACATTCAGCTTGGCGGCATTGCCACAAATAAAGGCGGTGAAGTGGCGCTGGGCCTGAGTTATATCCAGGACGCAGGGCAGGTGAGCGGGGCCAATAGCGGCTGGTCGCTCACCGCGCAGCATGAGCAGAAGGGCTGGCTGGGTGGCAGCAATAAATTTGCCATTCAGTATGGTGTTGGCCCCGGTACGGGCTTGGGCTATACCGGATCCTTGTTGGCAAACCAAAGCAATAAGCGCCTGCGTTTGATCGAGTCCTTTGATTGGCAAGCTACGCCGGAATTCGGTGGCCAGCTGACTGCGGTTTATCAGCGTGATCAAAGTGATGCAGGCAGGCAAACGTGGTGGTCGGCTGGGGCAAGGCCGGTTTATGCCTTTAGCCAGAATTTTAAATTAGTGGGGGAGGTGGGCCATGATCGCGTTGAGGCTTTCGATGGGCAAACGCGCAATCTAAGCAAGCTGACCATTGCGCCAACGTTTACCTTAGATAAAGCATTCTGGAGCCGCCCGGAGCTGCGTCTGTTTTACACCTATGCCCGCTGGAATGAAGCAGCTCAAAATGCGGCAAGTAGCGGATCTGCGATGTCTAAGACAGGTACGTTTGGTGCCGATTTAAATGGCTCTACTTACGGCGTGCAGCTTGAATATTGGTGGTAA
- the treC gene encoding alpha,alpha-phosphotrehalase yields the protein MQQDWQSSVVYQIYPKSFSSHQGKATGDILGIVDRLDYLQWLGVDYLWLTPIYASPQKDNGYDVSDYYAIDPAYGSMADFDLLLSEAKARGLRIMLDIVVNHSSVQHAWFQEALKGRDNPYRDFYIWRDQPNNWQSKFGGPAWALDPASGQYYLHLFDESQADLNWENPKLRQAVFEMMQFWADKGVAGFRLDVINLISKQQDFSDDESDGRRFYTDGPRVHEYLQEMHRAVFAGRDLLTVGEMSSTTLPHCIQYSRPDRHELSMTFNFHHLKVDYPNGEKWVAAPYDFIELKRILSDWQSGMNEGGGWNAIFWCNHDQPRVVSRFGDDGEYRLESAKMLATTLHGLQGTPYIYQGEEIGMANPAFSQISDYRDVETLNAYQNLSAAGVPEAGIMAAIKQKSRDNSRTPMQWNDGLNAGFSSAEPWIGIASQPEKVNVAAAMADQNSVLHHYRQLIALRKTSAALKYGEYQCLSEQDAAVWAYTRSLPDEILLIVSNFSASEADFSLPPLTIPADWAAEVLLANYEHSTNDFKHFKLRPYESLLIRFSPS from the coding sequence ATGCAACAAGACTGGCAATCATCAGTGGTTTATCAAATTTATCCTAAAAGTTTTAGCAGCCATCAGGGCAAGGCGACGGGCGATATTCTGGGCATAGTAGACAGATTGGATTATTTGCAATGGCTGGGCGTAGATTATCTGTGGCTGACGCCGATTTACGCCTCACCGCAAAAAGACAATGGCTACGATGTCAGCGATTATTACGCGATTGATCCGGCTTACGGCAGCATGGCCGATTTTGATTTGTTGCTGAGCGAGGCCAAGGCGCGGGGCTTACGAATCATGCTGGATATCGTGGTGAACCATAGCTCGGTGCAGCATGCCTGGTTTCAGGAGGCTTTAAAGGGGCGTGATAACCCTTACCGTGATTTTTATATCTGGCGCGATCAGCCCAATAACTGGCAATCCAAATTTGGCGGCCCAGCATGGGCGCTTGATCCGGCCAGCGGCCAGTATTACCTGCATTTATTTGATGAAAGCCAAGCGGATTTAAATTGGGAAAACCCAAAGCTGCGCCAAGCCGTGTTTGAAATGATGCAGTTTTGGGCTGATAAGGGCGTGGCAGGTTTTCGCCTTGATGTGATTAATCTGATCTCCAAACAGCAAGATTTTAGCGACGACGAGAGCGATGGCCGCCGTTTTTATACCGATGGCCCGCGCGTGCATGAATATCTGCAAGAAATGCATCGCGCCGTATTTGCCGGGCGTGATTTGCTAACGGTAGGTGAAATGTCATCGACTACCTTACCTCACTGTATTCAATACTCGCGGCCAGATCGCCATGAATTATCTATGACGTTTAATTTTCACCATCTGAAAGTGGATTACCCGAATGGCGAGAAATGGGTGGCTGCGCCTTACGACTTTATCGAGCTAAAACGCATCTTGTCGGATTGGCAAAGCGGTATGAATGAGGGCGGTGGCTGGAACGCTATTTTTTGGTGCAACCACGATCAACCGCGCGTGGTTTCACGCTTTGGCGACGATGGCGAGTATCGGCTGGAATCGGCCAAGATGCTGGCTACCACGCTGCACGGCCTGCAGGGCACGCCCTATATTTATCAGGGCGAGGAAATCGGCATGGCTAATCCGGCCTTCTCCCAGATCAGCGATTACCGTGATGTGGAAACGCTGAATGCTTACCAAAACCTGAGCGCAGCGGGCGTACCCGAGGCCGGTATCATGGCTGCAATTAAGCAAAAATCCCGTGATAATTCCCGCACCCCAATGCAGTGGAATGATGGCCTAAACGCAGGTTTCTCCAGCGCTGAGCCGTGGATAGGCATCGCCAGCCAGCCAGAAAAAGTAAATGTGGCTGCGGCGATGGCCGATCAAAACTCGGTGCTGCATCACTACCGCCAACTGATCGCACTACGCAAAACATCGGCAGCGCTTAAATACGGCGAATACCAATGCCTGAGCGAGCAAGATGCTGCGGTATGGGCCTATACCCGCAGCTTGCCGGATGAAATCTTGCTGATCGTGAGCAACTTTAGCGCTAGCGAGGCAGATTTCTCCCTCCCTCCGCTGACTATTCCAGCGGATTGGGCTGCTGAAGTGCTGCTGGCCAATTACGAGCACAGCACTAACGATTTCAAGCACTTTAAATTACGCCCGTATGAATCGCTGCTGATTCGATTTAGCCCTTCTTAA